CCGATCGCGGGATTACAGGACATTTTGCCGAGCGTGTCGAGATTGAGCGTGAGCAGCAGCGTATCCAGCCCCAGCCGCGCGCAGGCCAGCGCGGCCTCGATACCAGCATGCCCCGCGCCAACCACGATGACTGAATAATCTTTAGGATAATGCATCGAGCAAGATTTTAGCATACCGGCCATCACTCACATCGACCAAAAAACCGCAATAAAGCAAAAGGGCTTCCCCAAAAAAGAGTATCTTTTTTTTCAAATTTCCATATTCTATATTTTGCGTGGCTTAAGAAAATAACCTTTCACCAGAATGGGAAATTTATTCTCGCCTCGCGCCGCCGCACAGCAAGTTGCGGCAGCGCGGGGCCTTCAACGCAAGACCAGCGCGGAAATCTTACGCCGCTTTTTTTCTGGGCTTAACTTCTTTTTTGTCTTCCGCCGCGACTTTAGCCTGCCGGTACTCCAAAATATTCACGCTGTCCGCGATGACTTCCGTGATCCATTTTGTTTCCGCGCCAGATTCATACGAGCGCGACTGAATCCGTCCGCTGACCAAAACCAGACAGCCTTTTTGAATGTAGTCGTGGCAGATCTCCGCCAGTTTGCCCCAGGCAACCACATTCAAAAAATCCGTCGGGCGTTTGCCCTCGGTGTCTTTGTACGGCCGGTCGACCGCCAGCGTGAACTGGACGCGCGCATTGGCGCTGCTGCTGTCCCGGAAATCCGGATCCCGCACCGCGCGGCCGATCAACGTCACGTTGTTGTAGCTTTTCATAATTCACCTCCTTCTCATTTTTTTGTCCTGCTAAAGACTTGCTTAATATAGCAAATTCCTAAATTTTTGTCAAGTTTTTTATTTTAGATTTGTTTTCCACTTTTTCTGACATAAAACACTTACTTCCTAAATCACAATGAATTAGAGCGAATATCTTTGCCGCCGCGCGCCGAGTCTCTCGCTTAACGTCGGCTACTTTGTAGCCTTGTTAAGCTCGAGCCAAACCGCGCTTACGGCAAAATATTCGCTCTCAAAACATCCATCAAAAACAGCGTTTCCTGTTTTTTCATGCGGCAAATATTTTACCGGAAGCGCGCTTTGATCATTGGTCACTGAACGATATTTCGGTCGTTGAGCGGAGTCGAAACGACCGAAGCTAATTCGCGTTCACTGAGCGTAGTCGAAGCGAGCGCGAATTGTCAAAGCCCTCTTAAAAGCTAGAAAACACCGGCGCGCGCAGGCAACTCGACACGCAATAACATGGCTATTTGCCATGCGGAAAGTGATTAAAATACGGAACATCCTTTATTGTTTAACCTATACTTAACGCGCTTTTTTATTGTTTTAAGGCTGTCAAAACACCCTTTACCGTGTCCACATCTGACGGCAGACCAAATTTTTGACAATTTACCGTATTGTAAACAAAGTGTTTATATTTTAAACAGTAGCTGTCCCAGGGATGTTTTTTCAGCAGCCAGATCAAAAACTGAATTATGGCCATGGGCACGCGAAGTTGGAACAAGGGCTTCTTTTGTCCGTAACAGGCCGCAATTTGCCGCAAAAACTCACTGTCGGTCAAGGGCGCGTTACCAAAGACATATTCGCGCCCGTCCACGGCATTTTCCAGCAAATATTTGGTCAGGCGGGCAATGTCCGCGCAATGAATGAAATGAAAACGGAAGTTCATCGTGAAATATTTGAGCCAGCGGATCTTTTTGGCCAGGGCCGGGAGGCCGGCAGCCGCGTGCGAAAAAGGATGCCCGCTGTCTCCACCAAACACCCAGGTCGGAAAGATCGTGATGATCTTTTCCCGCAATTTATGATATTGCAGCATTTTATGCGTCAGGAATTTACTACGAATATAATTGGTGCCGATATCACGGATAGCCTCGATCGGCCGGTGTTCGTGATCCAGAATCGACGCTGTCGAAAAATAAAGGATCTTTTTTATTCTCCGCGGGTCAAGCTGGCGCAGCGTGCGGAAAACCGGATAGACATTGACCCGCCAGGGTTCGCGGTAGCCGCCCCAGCAAGTGGCGACCCAGATCAGATAATCCATTTTTTTCAGCAGCTCTTTTTGCCCGGGTAGATCGCGCACATCCAGCGGCAAAACCGTAACGTTGGAAAACCGCGTTAGATCGCGGCGCAATTTAGCCGGATCACGCAGGACAAGATAAAGCTGATACTGTGGATCATTCGCCAGCAGGTCAAACAAATAATGCCCGACACTGCCGGAAATGCCGGTAATTAAAACATTCGCCATTATTCCTGCGGCGCGGCTTCTGGCGCGACAGCGGCGGTTTTTTCCCGCTCCTCGATCTCCGCGGCAATTTCCTCTTTTTTGCGCGGTTTGCGGGCTTTCTTTTCCGTCGCCGCGGTCTTTTTGTCGACCTCGGCCGTTACTTTCAGCCGGGCGGCCGCCGTGATGCCAAAAGTCAGTTTCACCGGCACAGCGTATTTGCCCGCCTCTTTCACGCTTTTGAGCTGCACGCGGCGGCGATCGATCTGCGTGCCCAGGCTTGCACTGAGCGCATCGGCAATCTGCTGATGCGTAATCGCGCCAAAAAGCTGGCCATTCTCGCTACCCCTGGCTTTAAGCTCTATCTCCGCCGCGCCGTTGATCTTGTCAGCAACGGCCTGTATTTCCTGTTTTTCTTTTTCGATCTTTTTCTGTCTCTGCGCCGCGATGTTCTCGACGTGGCGCAAATTTCCCGCATTATGCGGCACGGCTAGCCGCCGCGGGAAAAGAAAATTCCGCGCGTAACCGCCGCGAACCTTGACCACGGCGCCTTTGTCGCCGTACTCCGTGTCCTGCAATAAAATAACTTCCATAAATAAATCTCCTTCGTCTCAAGCCTATTGTTCTACGACATAAGGAAGCAGCGCCATGTAGCGCGCGCGCTTAATGGCCTGAGCTACCTTGCGCTGATGCTTGGCGCAGCAATTTGACTGACGCCGCGGCAGGATCTTGCCGCGCGGCGACTGAAATCTCTGCACTCGCGCCAGATCTTTGTAATCCAGATCGTCCACATGATTCTCGCAAAAATAACAGGGTTTGCCCCGTCTTTTTTTCATTGGCAAAGACAGCTTGTGATCGCCTCTTTTGGTATCTTTGGACATCCTTATACCTCCTTCCTTAACTTT
The genomic region above belongs to Candidatus Margulisiibacteriota bacterium and contains:
- the rpsR gene encoding 30S ribosomal protein S18; the encoded protein is MKKRRGKPCYFCENHVDDLDYKDLARVQRFQSPRGKILPRRQSNCCAKHQRKVAQAIKRARYMALLPYVVEQ
- the rplI gene encoding 50S ribosomal protein L9; this translates as MEVILLQDTEYGDKGAVVKVRGGYARNFLFPRRLAVPHNAGNLRHVENIAAQRQKKIEKEKQEIQAVADKINGAAEIELKARGSENGQLFGAITHQQIADALSASLGTQIDRRRVQLKSVKEAGKYAVPVKLTFGITAAARLKVTAEVDKKTAATEKKARKPRKKEEIAAEIEEREKTAAVAPEAAPQE
- a CDS encoding FAD-dependent oxidoreductase — translated: MHYPKDYSVIVVGAGHAGIEAALACARLGLDTLLLTLNLDTLGKMSCNPAIG
- a CDS encoding single-stranded DNA-binding protein, producing the protein MKSYNNVTLIGRAVRDPDFRDSSSANARVQFTLAVDRPYKDTEGKRPTDFLNVVAWGKLAEICHDYIQKGCLVLVSGRIQSRSYESGAETKWITEVIADSVNILEYRQAKVAAEDKKEVKPRKKAA
- a CDS encoding NAD(P)-dependent oxidoreductase, with amino-acid sequence MANVLITGISGSVGHYLFDLLANDPQYQLYLVLRDPAKLRRDLTRFSNVTVLPLDVRDLPGQKELLKKMDYLIWVATCWGGYREPWRVNVYPVFRTLRQLDPRRIKKILYFSTASILDHEHRPIEAIRDIGTNYIRSKFLTHKMLQYHKLREKIITIFPTWVFGGDSGHPFSHAAAGLPALAKKIRWLKYFTMNFRFHFIHCADIARLTKYLLENAVDGREYVFGNAPLTDSEFLRQIAACYGQKKPLFQLRVPMAIIQFLIWLLKKHPWDSYCLKYKHFVYNTVNCQKFGLPSDVDTVKGVLTALKQ